In the genome of Raphanus sativus cultivar WK10039 chromosome 4, ASM80110v3, whole genome shotgun sequence, one region contains:
- the LOC108848897 gene encoding L-ascorbate peroxidase 3 — protein MAAPIVNAEYTKEINKARRDLRSIISSKNCAPIMLRLAWHDAGTYDAQSKTGGPNGSIRNEEEYTHGANSGLKIALEICEGVKAKHPKITYADLYQLAGVVAVEVTGGPDISFQPGRKDSNVCPREGRLPDATKNFQHLRDVFYRMGLSDKDIVALSGGHTLGRAHPERSGFDGPWTQEPLKFDNSYFVELLKGESEGLLKLPSDKTLLEDPEFRRYVDLYAKDEDAFFRDYAESHKKLSELGFNPNASAAKACSDSTVLAQGAFGVAIAAAVVALSYFYEIRKKMK, from the exons ATGGCGGCACCGATTGTTAACGCTGAGTACACGAAAGAGATCAACAAGGCTCGCCGTGATCTCCGCTCAATCATCTCGAGCAAGAACTGTGCTCCGATCATGCTTAGATTAGC ATGGCACGATGCTGGAACCTATGATGCACAGTCGAAGACAGGGGGACCTAATGGGTCTATAAGGAACGAAGAGGAGTACACTCACGGCGCCAATAGTGGTTTAAAGATCGCTCTTGAAATCTGTG AGGGAGTGAAAGCTAAACATCCTAAAATCACCTATGCGGATCTGTACCAG CTTGCTGGTGTGGTAGCAGTGGAGGTTACTGGTGGACCTGACATCAGTTTCCAACCTGGGAGAAAA GATTCAAATGTTTGCCCTAGGGAAGGAAGACTTCCTGATGCTACAAAAA ATTTCCAACATCTTAGAGATGTCTTCTACCGCATGGGATTATCTGATAAGGATATTGTAGCACTCTCAGGGGGTCATACTCTG GGAAGGGCTCATCCAGAGAGGTCCGGCTTCGATGGTCCGTGGACTCAAGAGCCTCTGAAGTTTGATAACTCATACTTCGT GGAACTGCTGAAAGGAGAATCAGAGGGCTTGTTGAAACTTCCATCTGACAAGACTTTGTTGGAAGACCCAGAGTTCCGTCGTTATGTTGACCTTTATGCTAAG GATGAAGATGCATTCTTCAGAGACTACGCAGAATCTCACAAGAAACTCTCTGAGCTCGGTTTCAACCCCAACGCCTCGGCGGCCAAAGCTTGTTCAGACAGCACTGTTCTGGCTCAGGGAGCTTTCGGTGTTGCTATTGCGGCTGCGGTCGTTGCCTTAAGTTACTTTTACGAGATCCGAAAGAAGATGAAGTAA
- the LOC108849419 gene encoding transcription factor MYB32, whose amino-acid sequence MGRSPCCEKDHTNKGAWTKEEDHKLISYIKSHGEGCWRSLPASAGLLRCGKSCRLRWINYLRPDLKRGNFTLEEDDLIIKLHSLLGNKWSLIATRLPGRTDNEIKNYWNTHVKRKLIRGGIDPATHRPIKARRDSPEFRETEDSLVKVLSFGPQLEKEEGFGEERRYQKGSACKNESLDLNLELRISPPCQNQQHRDETKLQFGKEKYRCGACRFGLRNAKECSCGNVKCQIEDSSSSSYSSSDISSSIVGYDFLGLNTSVVDFTSLEMN is encoded by the exons ATGGGAAGGTCTCCATGCTGCGAGAAAGACCACACGAACAAAGGAGCTTGGACTAAGGAAGAAGACCATAAGCTCATCTCTTACATCAAATCTCACGGCGAAGGCTGTTGGCGTTCTCTCCCTGCATCCGCCGGCCTTCTCCGCTGCGGCAAAAGCTGCCGTCTCCGTTGGATTAACTACCTCCGTCCTGATCTCAAGAGGGGTAACTTCACCCTCGAAGAAGATGATCTCATCATCAAACTACATAGCCTCCTTGGAAACAA gTGGTCTCTTATTGCGACGAGGTTACCGGGAAGAACAGACAACGAGATTAAAAACTACTGGAATACACATGTAAAGAGGAAGCTTATAAGAGGAGGGATTGATCCCGCTACTCATCGGCCGATCAAAGCTCGTCGAGATTCGCCTGAGTTTAGAGAAACAGAGGACTCGCTTGTAAAGGTTCTCTCTTTCGGTCCTCAGTTGGAGAAAGAGGAAGGTTTTGGGGAGGAGAGAAGATATCAAAAGGGTTCGGCTTGCAAAAACGAGAGCTTAGATTTGAATCTTGAGCTTAGAATCAGCCCGCCCTGCCAAAACCAACAGCACCGTGATGAGACTAAACTCCAGTTTGGGAAAGAGAAGTATCGCTGCGGCGCGTGTCGTTTTGGGTTAAGAAACGCCAAGGAGTGTAGCTGCGGTAATGTGAAATGTCAGATAGAGGATAGTAGTAGTAGCAGCTACTCTTCAAGCGACATTAGTAGTAGTATTGTTGGTTATGACTTCTTGGGTTTAAACACTAGTGTCGTGGATTTTACTAGCTTGGAAATGAACTGA
- the LOC108854599 gene encoding subtilisin-like protease SBT1.6 has protein sequence MSVKPHSLHSLHSPPMASSVLSLLFFFLSSPFFISFTAAKTFIFRVDGGSMPSVFPTHYHWYSSEFAQESSILHVYHTVFHGFSAVVTPDEADNLRNHPAVLAVFEDRRRELHTTRSPQFLGLENQKGLWSDSDYGSDVIIGVLDTGIWPERRSFSDLNLGPVPKRWRGVCQSGARFGPRNCNRKIVGARFFAKGQQAAVIGGINKTVEFLSPRDADGHGTHTASTAAGRHAFKASMSGYASGIAKGVAPKARIAAYKVCWKDSGCLDSDILAAFDAAVADGVDVISISIGGGDGITSPYYLDPIAIGSYGAASRGIFVSSSAGNEGPNGMSVTNLAPWVTTVGAGTIDRNFPADAILGDGHRLGGVSLYAGVPLRGRMFPVVYPGNAGMSSASLCMENSLDPKHVRGKIVICDRGSSPRVAKGLVVKKAGGVGMILANGASNGEGLVGDAHLIPACAVGSNEGDRIKAYASSHPNPVASIDFRGTITGIKPAPVIASFSGRGPNGLNPEILKPDLIAPGVNILAAWTDAVGPTGLPSDPRKTEFNILSGTSMACPHVSGAAALLKSAHPNWSPAAIRSAMMTTTNLVDNSNRSLIDESTGKSGTPYDFGSGHLNLGRAMDPGLVYDITNDDYITFLCSIGYGPKTIQVITRTPVRCPTKRKPSPGNLNYPSITAMFPTSRRGTLSKTIIRTATNVGQPEAVYRARIESPRGVTITVKPPRLVFSSAVKRRSYAVTVTVDTRNVVLGETGAAFGSVTWFDGGKHVVRSPVVVTQLDVL, from the coding sequence ATGTCGGTAAAACCCCACTCACTTCACTCTCTCCACTCCCCCCCAATGGCTTCCTCTgttctctctctccttttcttctttctctcttctccgTTCTTCATCTCCTTTACCGCCGCGAAGACCTTCATTTTCCGCGTCGATGGCGGATCCATGCCGTCCGTTTTCCCGACGCACTACCACTGGTACAGTTCCGAGTTCGCCCAAGAATCCAGCATCCTCCACGTGTACCACACCGTCTTCCACGGCTTCTCCGCCGTGGTCACTCCCGACGAAGCCGATAACCTCCGCAACCACCCGGCTGTTCTCGCCGTCTTCGAGGACCGCCGCCGCGAGCTCCACACCACGCGCTCTCCTCAGTTCCTCGGTCTAGAGAACCAGAAGGGGCTCTGGTCCGACTCCGACTACGGCTCGGACGTAATCATCGGCGTTCTAGACACCGGAATCTGGCCGGAACGGAGGAGTTTCTCGGATCTCAACCTCGGTCCCGTCCCCAAGCGTTGGAGAGGCGTTTGCCAGTCCGGAGCCAGGTTCGGGCCGAGGAACTGTAACCGTAAAATCGTTGGAGCGAGATTCTTCGCCAAGGGACAGCAAGCGGCGGTTATCGGAGGAATTAACAAAACGGTTGAGTTTTTATCTCCACGTGACGCTGATGGACACGGGACCCACACAGCCTCAACCGCCGCTGGACGTCACGCCTTCAAGGCCAGCATGTCCGGATACGCCTCCGGTATAGCTAAAGGCGTGGCTCCTAAAGCTCGCATCGCTGCCTACAAAGTCTGTTGGAAAGATTCCGGATGCCTCGACTCCGATATCCTCGCCGCTTTCGACGCCGCGGTTGCTGACGGCGTTGATGTTATCTCGATTTCGATCGGCGGCGGAGACGGGATCACCTCGCCGTATTACCTCGATCCGATCGCGATTGGCTCGTACGGCGCCGCGTCCAGAGGGATCTTCGTCTCTTCCTCCGCGGGAAACGAGGGACCTAACGGCATGTCGGTTACGAACCTCGCGCCGTGGGTGACCACCGTCGGCGCGGGAACGATCGATCGGAATTTCCCGGCGGATGCGATTCTCGGCGACGGACACCGTCTCGGCGGCGTGTCTCTCTACGCCGGAGTTCCTCTCAGAGGACGGATGTTTCCGGTGGTTTACCCCGGGAACGCCGGGATGTCGTCGGCGTCGTTGTGCATGGAGAATTCGCTCGATCCGAAGCATGTGAGGGGTAAGATTGTAATCTGCGATAGAGGGAGCAGTCCTCGTGTGGCGAAAGGACTTGTGGTGAAGAAAGCGGGAGGCGTCGGGATGATTCTCGCTAACGGCGCATCTAACGGTGAAGGTTTGGTCGGTGATGCTCATCTCATCCCCGCGTGCGCCGTTGGATCAAACGAAGGGGATAGGATCAAAGCCTACGCTTCGTCCCATCCGAATCCGGTTGCTTCGATCGATTTCAGAGGGACGATAACCGGAATCAAACCGGCTCCGGTTATTGCTTCTTTCTCCGGGAGAGGACCGAACGGATTAAACCCGGAGATTCTAAAACCGGATTTGATCGCCCCGGGGGTTAACATCCTCGCCGCTTGGACAGACGCTGTGGGACCTACGGGGTTACCTTCTGATCCACGCAAAACGGAGTTCAACATCCTCTCCGGTACATCGATGGCGTGTCCTCACGTCAGTGGAGCGGCGGCGCTGCTTAAATCCGCCCATCCTAATTGGAGCCCCGCCGCGATAAGATCCGCGATGATGACCACGACAAACCTCGTCGATAACTCTAACCGCTCGTTGATCGACGAATCTACAGGGAAATCGGGTACGCCTTACGATTTCGGGTCGGGTCATCTCAATTTGGGCCGGGCTATGGATCCTGGTCTCGTCTACGATATCACCAACGACGATTACATCACGTTTCTCTGCTCGATCGGTTACGGTCCAAAGACGATTCAGGTAATCACGAGGACGCCGGTGAGATGTCCGACGAAGAGAAAACCGTCGCCGGGGAATCTGAATTACCCGTCGATCACGGCGATGTTCCCTACTTCGAGGAGAGGGACGCTGAGCAAGACTATTATACGGACTGCGACGAATGTGGGGCAACCCGAGGCGGTTTACCGGGCGAGGATAGAGTCGCCGAGAGGAGTGACGATAACGGTGAAGCCGCCGAGGCTAGTGTTTAGTTCGGCCGTTAAGAGACGGAGCTATGCGGTGACGGTGACGGTGGATACGAGGAACGTGGTGTTGGGAGAAACAGGTGCTGCGTTTGGGTCCGTCACGTGGTTTGATGGTGGGAAACACGTGGTTCGGAGCCCCGTCGTGGTGACCCAATTAGATGTGTTGTAA
- the LOC108852506 gene encoding actin-depolymerizing factor 9, whose amino-acid sequence MALKTASTNSMWMTEECKRSFMEMKWKKVHRYIVFKIEEKSKKVTVDKVGAAGESYHDLAVSLPEDDCRYAVFDFDYVTVDNCRMSKLFFITWSPEASRIREKMMYATSKSGLRRVLEGIHYELQATDPTEMGFDKIQDRTK is encoded by the exons ATGGCTTTGAAGACG GCGTCGACCAACAGTATGTGGATGACTGAGGAATGCAAGAGATCGTTCATGGAGATGAAGTGGAAGAAAGTGCACAGATACATCGTTTTCAAGATCGAGGAGAAATCCAAGAAAGTCACCGTCGACAAGGTTGGTGCTGCCGGCGAGAGCTATCATGATCTCGCCGTCTCCTTGCCGGAGGATGACTGTCGCTACGCGGTTTTTGATTTCGACTACGTCACCGTCGATAACTGCCGCATGAGCAAGCTCTTCTTCATCACCTG GTCGCCGGAAGCGTCGAGGATAAGGGAGAAGATGATGTACGCAACGTCGAAGAGTGGGCTGAGAAGAGTGTTAGAAGGCATTCACTATGAGCTTCAAGCCACTGACCCAACCGAGATGGGATTTGACAAAATCCAGGACCGGACCAAATAA
- the LOC130511886 gene encoding uncharacterized protein LOC130511886, which produces MGRADSQIPIHHPHSSSSLYLLEDNRSSSSSQLKRNPKRKLEDYLDPALLRTISSRIGITEAKEKKDVFVSLIQSTEFDWPVDRLDPLINNPNRDSGIEYDGSRFFSPIIPPSLSKRR; this is translated from the exons ATGGGCCGAGCTGATTCTCAGATTCCGATTCATCATCCCCACTCATCTTCCTCTCTCTATCTTCT AGAAGACAACCGTTCGTCGTCGTCGTCACAGCTCAAGCGAAATCCGAAGAGAAAGCTTGAGGATTACTTGGATCCAGCTCTTCTTCGTACGATCTCGTCTAGGATCGGTATAACGGAGGCGAAGGAGAAGAAGGATGTCTTCGTGAGTTTGATTCAGAGTACGGAATTCGATTGGCCTGTTGACCGATTAGATCCTCTAATCAACAATCCGAATCGCGATTCCGGGATAGAGTACGACGGATCACGGTTCTTTTCCCCGATCATCCCGCCGTCGTTGAGCAAACGCCGTTGA
- the LOC108851850 gene encoding type III polyketide synthase B has protein sequence MGSIDATELCSEKKPNPGKATILSIGKAFPHQLVMQEYLVDGYFKTTNCDDPELKQKLTRLCKTTTVKTRYVVMSEEILTKYPELAIEGGSTVTQRLDICNDAVTEMAVEASRSCIKNWGHSVSDITHLVYVSSSEARLPGGDLFLAKGLGLSPETHRVLLYFVGCSGGVAGLRVAKDIAENNPGSRVLLATSETTIIGFKPPSKDRPYDLVGVALFGDGAGAMIIGSDPDPVSEKPLFELHTAIQNFLPDTEKTIDGRLTEAGINFTLSRELPQIIEDNVESFCKKLIGKAGLANKDYNQMFWAVHPGGPAILNRMEKRLNLSPEKLSPSRRALMDYGNASSNSIVYVLEYMLEESRKARNMSGSENEWGLILAFGPGVTFEGIVARNLDV, from the exons ATGGGGAGCATCGATGCCACAGAGTTGTGTTCAGAGAAGAAACCAAACCCAGGGAAAGCGACCATTCTTTCTATCGGTAAAGCCTTTCCTCACCAGCTAGTGATGCAAGAGTACTTGGTCGATGGCTACTTCAAAACCACCAACTGTGACGACCCCGAACTCAAACAGAAGCTTACTCGCCTCTGCAAGACAACGACGGTGAAAACAAGGTACGTTGTAATGTCAGAGGAGATACTAACAAAGTATCCAGAACTCGCCATCGAAGGAGGATCCACCGTGACGCAGCGTCTGGACATATGCAACGACGCTGTAACTGAAATGGCAGTGGAAGCTTCAAGATCGTGCATCAAGAACTGGGGCCACTCTGTTTCCGACATAACTCACCTTGTCTATGTCTCTTCAAGCGAAGCTCGTCTCCCTGGTGGTGACCTGTTCTTAGCCAAAGGGCTTGGTCTCAGCCCCGAGACGCACCGTGTTCTGCTCTACTTCGTCGGCTGCTCTGGAGGCGTTGCGGGTCTCCGTGTAGCCAAAGACATAGCCGAGAACAATCCGGGTAGTAGAGTCTTGCTTGCCACGTCAGAGACGACCATCATTGGTTTCAAACCTCCCAGTAAAGATAGACCGTATGATCTTGTTGGGGTCGCTTTATTTGGTGATGGAGCCGGAGCTATGATCATCGGGTCTGATCCGGACCCGGTTAGTGAGAAACCACTCTTTGAGCTTCACACCGCAATTCAAAATTTCCTGCCAG ACACGGAGAAGACGATAGATGGGAGGCTAACAGAAGCAGGGATAAACTTCACGCTGTCAAGAGAGCTTCCACAGATAATAGAAGACAATGTGGAGAGTTTCTGCAAGAAGTTGATAGGAAAAGCAGGACTGGCTAATAAAGACTATAACCAGATGTTTTGGGCGGTTCATCCAGGTGGACCAGCCATATTGAACCGAATGGAGAAGCGGCTTAACCTGTCGCCGGAGAAGCTGAGTCCAAGCAGAAGAGCTCTCATGGACTATGGCAACGCAAGTAGCAACTCGATTGTTTATGTGTTGGAGTATATGTTGGAGGAGAGCAGGAAAGCAAGGAACATGAGTGGAAGTGAAAATGAGTGGGGTCTGATTCTGGCTTTTGGACCTGGTGTTACATTTGAAGGCATCGTTGCAAGGAACCTTGATGTTTGA
- the LOC130511889 gene encoding auxin-induced protein 15A-like gives MGLSRCAITNATKQILKLYRNRTSSSLDQVPKGHMVVYVGEQIEKEKKRFVVPISFLNDPSFREFLSRAEEEFGFDHPMGGLTLPCREEVFLDLIASRYQ, from the coding sequence ATGGGTCTGAGCCGTTGTGCGATCACAAATGCAACAAAACAGATATTGAAGCTATACAGAAACCgaacatcatcatcattggATCAAGTCCCTAAAGGGCATATGGTAGTGTACGTTGGAGAACAGATTGAGAAGGAGAAAAAGAGATTTGTGGTTCCAATTTCGTTTCTGAATGATCCTTCTTTCAGAGAGTTCCTTAGTCGAGCAGAGGAAGAGTTTGGATTCGATCATCCAATGGGAGGCTTGACCCTTCCATGTAGAGAAGAAGTGTTTCTTGATCTCATCGCTTCTCGGTATCAATAA
- the LOC130511888 gene encoding auxin-induced protein 15A-like: protein MGIQLIGLSNAKQKLQRSLSTKIASFLAMSGTNNVPKGHVAVYVGETYQRKTRFVIPISYLNHPLFQDLLNLAEEEFGFDHPMGCLTIPCTEDYFTALASILNGS, encoded by the coding sequence ATGGGAATTCAATTGATTGGACTATCTAACGCCAAGCAAAAGCTTCAAAGAAGCTTATCAACAAAAATCGCAAGCTTTTTGGCCATGTCAGGTACTAATAATGTCCCAAAGGGTCATGTGGCCGTCTACGTGGGTGAGACTTATCAAAGAAAAACGAGATTTGTGATACCTATATCGTATTTAAACCATCCATTGTTCCAAGATTTGTTGAATCTTGCGGAAGAAGAGTTTGGGTTCGATCATCCCATGGGATGTCTAACCATCCCTTGTACTGAAGACTACTTCACTGCTCTAGCTTCTATTCTAAATGGTTCGTGA